Proteins co-encoded in one Apis mellifera strain DH4 linkage group LG15, Amel_HAv3.1, whole genome shotgun sequence genomic window:
- the LOC725248 gene encoding dedicator of cytokinesis protein 1 isoform X1, with amino-acid sequence MTMAWKQVKEHLGVAIHNFVHGTPYTMRLTVGEIVQILEECGDWYYGHSKFKGTFGIFPKSYIYILQQSKNMDCLIHEITNVLREWGHHWKHLYVIHSVHFRTMQQQILELIGYRSKILSGTLTVDELKDMKRLATARIDTGNQLLGMDMVVRDDQGNVLNPEETSTIQLYYHHETAAERIKKATNDTKQKPLKLQTPVYSHIFFVSVRNFVCKMAEDVELLLTLYDGREMKAITENYVVSWSKEGLARDIDQLHNLRVLFTDLGSRDLAKDKVYLVCYVIRIGGMEAKDADHRRSSVAQTNQKIKNTENMRRPFGVAAMDITSYINGKLEGDSDHHHFIPFLQCCEKESLDGTLRRILSQKETNIQKNSNGNSGSFAGGQGLWTSLKLLRGDPKQVRDENPHLVLGNVAIARKMGFPEVILPGDVRNDLYLTLISGEFNKGSKSTDKNVEVTVKVCNEFGIPIPGVITLGGGALLIDEYHSVIYYHEDKPRWCETFKIAVPIEEFKQAHLKFTFKHRSSNEAKDKSEKPFALSYVKLMQRNGTTLQDIQHELLVYKLDQKKYEETDISYLKLPSTRGELIELNIEKKPTLGALTLSSKDSFLIATNICSTKLTQNVDLLGLLNWASHNTDLKESLIALMKVDGEEVVKFLQDVLDALFNILMSNSDSDIYDDMVFECLLYIIGLVSDRKYQHFQPVMDLYISESFSATLAYKKLIAVLRKRIDNATNNDGQERDILLKTMKSLQYCMRFVVESRLLFTALNQDEEEFSQTLTELLKSIVELMRHETDSTLLVQGACLKYLPTTIPHLLRVYSGKQLSTILTDLLITLPMRRLTKQKMMTVNDIVHSPLFLNAECRAILLPRITILVRDLLEAKEEGLSSTPGNSVAKVARLLGENRHRLNQHRGYSEEVELCVKILSDILDLTFRKNIGSTVQDVKEIMLTALRTIIQTVISMDRENPLVGNLVSVMLAIFRQMTQHHYEIYINHFGTKFDLLDFLMEILLVFKDLVSKSVFPEDWCEMIMLQNSIILKSLRYFSGTIRDYFFIDFEQQAWSNFFHCAIAFLTQPALQLETFTPSKRNRIVSRYNDMRRETAFEIRSMWFNLGQHKILFVPALVGAILEMALIPESELRKATIPIFFDMMQCEFYSSRIVEGYGDTKRDPAHIKANFTEYENEMIAKLDILVEGGRGDEQFRLLWIQVMGNLCEKHSTMREQGLRFVDTVAKLMERLLQYRDIIHAESQEHRMLCIVNLLEFYSEINRKEMYIRYVNKLCELHLECDNYTEAAYSLKLHSQLLAWSDQLLPPLLKSHRYLLCQTHRELKEALYNDMIEYFDKGKMWECALGICKELVAQYEEETFDYLQLSVLLRRMAKFYDSIVKQLRPEPEYFRVAYYGRGHPAFLQNKVFIYRGKEYERLSDFCSRTLNQLPNAEQMNKLSPPTSEMLESNHQYVQINRVDPLMDEKRHRLSGKPITAEAVLRYHRVNDVQRFRFSRPAPKKDIISTTVNSGDKEKDMNTIINNEFASLWLERTVLVTSHPLPGILRCFPVTSSETYLVSPLRNAIETMEATNIALRDLILAHKADNNLPLNPLSMKLNGILDPAVMGGIDNYEKAFLNSEYRNSHLEESSDLLKLEGLIAEQIPLLSIGVQLHKMRAPPELTPFHQRLEQCFASMRNQVEAKYGKRTCDLQIENLTQSVTMRRHQASRGEIHRLSESNINTDCGTHSRVSSLTRSQVATFKSLASFNFNNSTPSSGTQNISLSRNSSIRSHILSTASLQKALGSPSPGTNKKKDSKRRSSRKSDSIASTKNDQPTSQWYTTTDVSQITSIPATPSISSFLSTPKFELRQELTPKRPLRSEVEKERRISNRLSGQSQPYLRNINNGMDLSSLGKGNRDSIGTTDSTASEDDPPPPLPMKTREADYCNLPEELPIQHYGTGSLNNFNRSLGQWSKNKLPTPTDDLDIQTKPPTPPPKPKRPPYNLNKLILSSDIDNFSQDPSVT; translated from the exons atgacaATGGCATGGAAGCAAGTTAAAGAACATTTAGGAGTag ctattcataattttgtaCATGGAACTCCTTATACAATGCGATTAACTGTTGGagaaattgtacaaatattagAAGAATGTGGAGATTGGTATTATGGACATAGTAAATTTAAAGGGACATTcggaatttttccaaaatcttatatatatatattacaacaatcaaaaaatatgGACTGTTTAATACATGAAATTACTAATGTTTTAAGAGAATGGGGACATCATTGGAAACATTTATATGtg atTCATTCTGTGCACTTTAGGACAATGCAACAACAAATTTTAGAGTTAATAGGATATAGAAGCAAAATTTTAAGTGGCACATTAACAGTGGATGAATTAAAGGATATGAAAAGATTAGCAACAGCTAGAATTGATACTGGTAATCAATTATTAGGTATGGATATGGTTGTCCGTGATGATCAAGGAAATGTTCTTAATCCTGAAGAAACAAgtacaattcaattatattatcatcatGAAACAGCTgcagaaagaataaaaaaagcaacTAATGATACTAAACAAAAGCCTTTAAAACTACAAACACCAGTATACTCACATATCTTTTTTGTTAGTGTAAGAAATTTTGTATGTAAAATGGCAGAAGatgtagaattattattgactTTATATGATGGTAGAGAAATGAAAGCAATTACTGAAAATTATGTAGTATCATGGAGTAAGGAAGGACTTGCAAGAGATATAGATCAACTTCACAATCTTAGAGTTTTATTCACAGATCTTGGCTCTCGAGATTTAGCCAAAGATAAAGTTTATTTAGTTTGTTATGTAATTAGAATAGGAGGCATGGAAGCTAAAGATGCTGATCACAGACGTTCAAGTGTAGCACAaactaatcaaaaaataaaaaatactgaaaATATGAGAAGACCATTTGGTGTAGCAGCAATGGATATTACTTCATATATCAATGGTAAACTTGAAGGTGATTCAGATCATCatcattttattccatttttaca ATGTTGTGAGAAAGAAAGTTTAGATGGCACATTACGTAGAATTCTTTcccaaaaagaaacaaatattcaaaaaaatagtaatggaAATAGTGGCAGCTTTGCTGGTGGTCAGGGTTTATGGACTAGCTTAAAGTTGCTTAGAGGAGATCCAAAGCaa gtACGCGATGAGAATCCACATTTAGTACTTGGTAATGTTGCTATTGCAAGAAAAATGGGATTTCCAGAAGTTATTTTACCAGGTGATGTGAGAAATGATTTGTATCTCACATTGATTAGTGGTGAATTTAATAAGGGATCAAAATCTACAGACAAAAATGTTGAAGTTACA GTTAAAGTATGCAATGAATTTGGTATACCAATACCAGGAGTTATTACATTGGGTGGTGGAGCtttattaattgatgaatatcatagtgttatttattatcatgaaGATAAGCCTAGATGGtgtgaaacatttaaaattgctGTACctattgaagaatttaaacaagctcatttgaaatttacatttaaacatCGCAGTTCAAATGAAGCAAAAGATAAATCTGAGAAACCTTTTGCTTTAagttatgttaaattaatgcAACGTAATGGAACAACTTTGCAAGATATACAACATGAATTATTAGTTTACAAGTTAgatcaaaagaaatatgaagaaactgacatttcatatttgaaattgcCATCAACAAGGGGTGAATTG attgaattaaatattgaaaaaaaaccaACATTAGGAGCACTTACTTTAAGTAGTAAAGatagttttttaatagcaACTAATATTTGTTCaacaaaattaacgcaaaatGTAGATTTATTGGGTTTATTGAATTGGGCATCACACAATACAGATTTAAAAGAATCTCTGATTGCTTTAATGAAAGTTGATGGTGAAGAAGTAGTAAAGTTTTTACAg gatGTTTTAGATgctttatttaacatattaatgAGTAATTCAGATAGTGATATTTATGATGATATGGTAtttgaatgtttattatatattattggtcTTGTGTCTGATAGAAAATATCAACACTTTCAACCAGTaatggatttatatatttctgagaGTTTCTCTGCAACACTTGCATACAAGAAATTGATTGCAGTATTACGTAAACGTATAGATAATGCAACTAATAATGATGGACAAGAACGCGATATATTGCTTAAAACAATGAAAAGTCTTCAATATTGTATGAGATTTGTTGTAGAATCCCGTCTTTTATTCACTgc attaaatcAAGATGAAGAGGAATTTTCTCAAACTTTAAcggaattattgaaatctatTGTTGAACTTATGAGACATGAAACAGATAGTACTTTATTAGTTCAAGGAGCATGtctaaaatatttaccaaCTACTATACCCCATTTGCTACGGGTATATAGTGGCAAACAATTGAGCACAATTTTGactgatttattaattactttaccAATGAGAAGACTAACTAAACAAAAAATGATGACTGTAAATGATATTGTTCACAgtcctctttttttaaatgcagAATGTAGAGCAATTTTATTACCTAGAATTACTATTTTGGTTCGTGATTTATTGGAAGCTAAAGAAGAG GGGCTGTCAAGTACGCCTGGAAATAGCGTGGCGAAGGTAGCCAGGCTGCTCGGCGAAAATCGACATCGACTCAACCAGCACCGTGGCTATTCTGAAGAG GTTGAATTGTGTGTCAAGATTTTATCTGATATCTTGGATTTaacatttagaaaaaatataggaagCACTGTACAGgatgtaaaagaaattatgcTTACTGCTTTACGGACTATTATCCAAACAGTTATATCAATGGATAGAGAAAACCCATTAGTGGGTAATTTAGTTTCAGTTATGTTAGCAATATTCAG acAAATGACACAACatcattatgaaatttatataaatcattttggaACCAAATTTGATTTACTTGATTTTCTTATGGAAATATTACttgtatttaaagatttagtATCAAAAAGTGTATTTCCAGAAGATTGGTGTGAAATGATAATGCTTCAAAATAGtataatcttaaaatcatTGCGTTATTTTTCGGGTACTATTAgggattatttctttattgattttgaaCAACAAGCTTGGTCTAATTTCTTCCATTGTGCAATTGCGTTTCTAACTCAACCAGCTCTACAATTGGAAACATTTACACCATCAAAACGCAATCGTATTGTTTCGCGTTATAATGATATGCGGAG agAAACAGCATTTGAAATACGATCTATGTGGTTTAATTTAGGAcaacataaaatattgtttgttcCTGCTTTAGTTGGAGCAATATTAGAAATGGCATTAATTCCAGAAAGTGAGCTAAGAAAAGCAACAATacctatattttttgatatgatGCAATGTGAATTTTACAGTTCACGTATTGTTGAAGGATATGGTGATACAAAACGTGATCCTGCACACATAAAAGCTAATTTCAcagaatatgaaaatgaaatgattgcaaaattagatatatta gTTGAGGGAGGCAGAGGGGATGAACAATTTCGTTTGCTTTGGATTCAAGTAATGGGTAATCTTTGTGAAAAGCACTCAACTATGCGAGAACAAGGATTACGCTTTGTTGATACAGTAGCTAAACTTATGGAACGCCTATTACAATATCGTGATATTATTCACGCTGAATCTCAAGAACATAGGATGCTATGTATTGTAAacttattagaattttattcggaaataaatagaaaagaaatgtatattag GTATGTAAACAAGCTTTGTGAGTTACACTTAGAGTGTGACAACTATACCGAAGCCGCATATTCTTTGAAACTTCATAGTCAATTACTAGCTTGGAGCGATCAACTATTACCACCACTTTTAAAATcgcatagatatttattatgtcaAACGCACCGTGAGTTAAAAGAagcattatataatgatatgattgaatattttgataaaggTAAAATGTGGGAATGTGCGCTTGGAATATGTAAAGAATTAGTTGCACAATATGAAGAAGAAACATtcgattatttacaattatctgTATTGTTAAGGCGCATGGCCAAATTTTACGATTCTATAGTAAAACAATTAAGACCTGAGCCTGAATATTTTAGAGTTGCATATTATGGTCGTGGTCATCCGGCATTTTTACAGAACAAG gtatttatttatcgtgggAAAGAATATGAACGTCTCAGTGATTTTTGTTCGCGAACATTAAATCAGTTACCAAATGCagaacaaatgaataaattgtcTCCTCCTACTTCGGAAATGTTAGAATCTAATCATCAATATGTTCAAATCAATAGAGTAGATCCATTAATGGATGAGAAAAGACATCGACTTAGTGGGAAACCTATAACTGCAGAGGCAGTATTGAg atatcatCGAGTAAACGATGTTCAGCGTTTCCGCTTTTCAAGACCAGCAccaaagaaagatataatttcgaCTACTGTAAATTCTggtgataaagaaaaagatatgaatactattattaataatgaatttgctTCATTATGGTTAGAAAGAACAGTACTCGTTACGAGTCATCCTTTGCCGGGTATTCTTAGATGTTTTCCTGTTACATCCAGTGAAACCTATTTAGTTAGTCCTCTTCGCAATGCAATTGAAACAATGGAAGCTACAAATATTGCATTAAGAGATTTGATCTTAGCACATAAAGCTGATAATAATCTTCCGTTAAATCCGCTTAGCATGAAATTAAATGGTATATTAGATCCAGCAGTTATGGGTGGTATAGATAATTATGAGAAAGCATTTCTCAATTCTGAATATCGCAATTCTCATTTAGAAGAAAGTTCTGatcttttgaaattagaaGGATTAATTGCTGAACAAATTCCATTATTAAGTATTGGTGTTCAATTACATAAAATGCGTGCTCCACCTGAATTAACTCCGTTTCATCAGCGTTTGGAACAATGTTTTGCGTCAATGCGAAATCAAGTAGAAGCAAAATACGGAAAAAGa aCATGTGatttacaaattgaaaatttaactcAATCTGTTACGATGCGACGACATCAAGCTTCAAGAGGCGAGATTCATCGATTATctgaatcaaatataaatacaga CTGTGGAACTCACTCCAGGGTATCTTCTCTTACAAGATCCCAAGTTGCAACATTCAAGTCGCTCGCctcattcaattttaataacagcACGCCTTCATCTGGTACTCAAAACATCAGTTTGTCAAG gAATTCTTCAATACGTTCACACATATTGTCAACGGCATCTCTACAAAAGGCACTAGGAAGTCCAAGTCCAggaacaaataaaaagaaagattcgaagCGAAGAAGTTCACGCAAAAGTGATTCAATTGCATCGACAAAAAATGATCAACCGACGAGTCAATGGTATACTACAACAGATGTATCACAAATTACATCAATCCCTGCTACTCCATCAATATCTAGTTTTCTTTCTACTCCGAAATTTGAACTTCGTCAAGAG ttAACGCCTAAACGTCCTTTAAGATCAgaagtagaaaaagaaagaagaataagtaATCGCTTGTCTGGACAATCTCAACCATATTtaaggaatataaataatggaatGGATTTGAGTAGCTTAGGGAAAGGAAATAGAGACAGTATTGGTACTACAGATAGTACAGCCTCTGAAGATGATCCACCTCCACCTTTACCTATGAAAACTCGCGAAGCTGATTATTGTAATCTTCCAGAAGAATTACCTATTCAACATTACGGAACAggtagtttaaataattttaaccggTCATTAGGACAATGGTCAAAAAACAAATTACCAACTCCTACTGATGATCTTGATATTCAAACGAAACCACCTACTCCTCCTCCGAAACCAAAAAGACCaccttataatttaaataaacttatacTTTCTTcagatatagataattttagtCAAGACCCGTCCGTAACttga